A region of the Henckelia pumila chloroplast, complete genome genome:
GAAAGCATCTAAGTAGTAAGCCCACCCCAAGATGAGTGCTCTCCTATTCCGACTTCCCCAGAGCTTCCGGTAGCACAGCCGAGACAGCGACGGGTTCTCTGCCCCTGCGGGGATGGAGCGACAGAAGTTTTGAGAATTCAAGAGAAGGTCACGGCGAGACGAGCCGTTTATCATTACGATAGGTGTCAAGTGGAAGTGCAGTGATGTATGCAGCTGAGGCATCCTAACAGACCGGTAGACTTGAACCTTGTTCCTACATGACCTGATCAATTCGATCAGGCACTCGCCATCTATTTTCATTGTTCAAATCTTTGACAACACGAAAAACCATTGTTCAACTCTTTGACAACATGAAAAAACCAAAAGCTCTGCCCTCCCTCTCTATCTATCCAAGGGATGGAAGGGCAGAGGCCTTTGGTGTCCCTTCCAGTCAAGAATTGGGACCTCACAATCACTAGCCAATAGGCTTTTCTCTCATGCCTTTCTTCGTTCATGGTTCGATATTCTGGTGTCCTAGGCGTAGAGGAACCACACCAATCCATCCCGAACTTGGTGGTTAAACTCTACTGCGGTGACGATACTGTAGGAGAGGTCCTGCGGAAAAATAGCTCGACGCCAGGATGATAAAAAGCTTAACACCTCTCATTCTTAATTACTTTTTCAACGAAAAAAATGAAAAATAAGAAGGTCGTCTTATTCAAAACCCCAATTATGACATCCCTTCTCTGCCACTTCACACCTCGGAACGCACGTTCTTATAGAGATAAACGCTCTTTCACATCTTCTTAACCCGAAATGGATGGGGAGAGGAAAGGTTCCTTTTTTTGAGGGTACTCCCGGGAACAGATCCAGTGGAGACGGGGTGGGGCCTGTAGCTCAGAGGATTAGAGCACGTGGCTACGAACCACGGTGTCGGGGGTTCGAATCCCTCCTCGCCCACAACCGGCCCAAAAGGGAAGTATCTTTCCCTCTGTGGGTAGGAAAATCATGATCGGGATAGCGGACCAAAAGCTATGGAACTTGGGTGTGGGTCTTTGGAATGGCTTTTTCTTTTTATTTATCGTGAATGACGGACTCATTACACATAGTATGCCCCCGGCCCATCAGCGTATTCTTTTGTTTTACGCCCCGTAACTCTTCTTCAACCAGGCTTGGGCAGAATAGGCGAGCAAGTACAAGTATTAGTAGCATAACAAAAATGCCTGCCTCGTCATTAATATGTTTGCTCGCGGCAATTGTGAACTCTCGGGAGAATCGATGACTGCACCTTTGATGCAGTGCTAATACACCTGAGAATTTTTAATTGGCTAGTTGTAAATAGCCCCAGGGCTGTGGAGCAAAGGATTATCCCGGACCTACACCGAGGTATTGACGGTCAGTTTAAAATCTCGCAGAACAGAATGGGATACGATGAGATAGAAACAAAGACAGGGGACAGGTTCCCTACTCTTAACGGTCAAAGTGAGCCCCTTTATTCTGAATTCGTTAATTCAAAATAAATCAAATCTCCCCAAGTAGGATTCGAACCTACGACCAATCGGTTAACAGCCGACCGCTCTACCACTGAGCTACTGAGGAACAACGGGAGATTAGATCTCCTAGAGTTCAATTCCCGTTCTCAACCCATGACCAATATGAGCTCGAACCCTCCTTCGTAACTCCCGGAACTTCTTCGTAGTGGCTCCCTTCCATGCCTCATTTCATAGGGAACCTCAAAGTGGCTCTATTTCATTATATTCCATCCATATCCCAATTCCATTCATTTAATACCCGTTTGGTGTCATTGACATAACAGATGTCGTTTCTAGTCTATCTCTTTCTATTTCTTTTCTATATATGGAAAGTTGAAAAATCATCATATAATAATCCAGAAATTGCAATAGAAAAGAAATAAGGGAGGTTTGTGATGATTTTTCAATCTTTTCTACTAGGTAATCTAGTATCCTTATGCATGAAGATAATCAATTCGGTCGTTGTGGTCGGACTCTATTATGGATTTCTGACCACATTCTCCATAGGGCCCTCTTATCTCTTCCTTCTCCGAGCTCAGGTTATGGAAGAAGGAACCGAGAAGAAGGTATCAGCAACAACTGGTTTTATTACAGGACAGCTCATGATGTTCATATCGATCTATTATGCGCCTCTGCATCTAGCATTGGGTAGACCTCATACAATAACTGTCCTAGCTCTACCATATCTTTTGTTTCATTTCTTCTGCAACAATCACAAACACTTTTTTGATTATGGATCTACTACCAGAAATTCAATGCGTAATTTCAGCATTCAATGTGTATTCTTGAATAATCTCATTTTTCAATTATTCAACCATTTCATTTTACCAAGTTCAATGTTAGCCAGATTAGTCAACATTTATATGTTTCGATGCAACAACAAGACGTTATTTGTAACAAGTAGTTTTGTTGGTTGGTTAATTGGTCACATTTTATTCATGAAATGGCTTGGATTGGTATTAGTCTGGATACGACAAAATAATTCTATTAGATCGAATAAGTACATTCGATCTAATAAGTACCTTGTATCAGAATTGAAAAATTCTATGGCTCGGATCTTTAGTATTTTCTTATTTATTACCTGTGTCTACTATTTAGGCAGAATACCGTCACCCATTCTTACTAAGAAACTGAAAGAAACCTCAAAAACGGAAGAAAGGGTGGAAAGTGAAGAAGAAAGAAAAGTAATAAAAAAATTGATACACAAGAGAAATAGAAGAAAAGATAAGAAGAAACGCGGCCACCCCCTATATATTTAATACCTTCTGCTACAAAAAAACTTATAACACCAACGCCATTCGTAATTCCATCAATTACTCGTTTATCAAAAAAATAAGTTAATTGTGTCAATCCTCTTATCGAGCCAGTGAAGGATGTTGTATAAAAAGTATCTAGATAAGCACGATTATATGACCAATCATATATAAGATTTATAATTTTGTCCGAACGACTTCTCTTAACACCTGTTTTAACAAATGAATTTATTAAGTCGAAATTTAGGAAAGAGGAATAAATGGGTTTATATAAAAAAGATGCTATAAATATTCCGAAAAAAGCTATACTAACCGAAAAAATTGCATTTTTTAAAAATTCATACCAATTTGAATCGTTTGTCTTTTGATGTAAAAGGTTGATAGATGGAGATAACCACTTGGTTAAAATATCCATATGCAAATCTGTTCGTTCTTGATTAAAAGGAATTCCTATAAATCCAACAAACAAAGTAAATAAAGCTAATACAAGTAAAGGAAATACCATAGTATTCTCGGATTCATAAGGATAGGAATAATACTTTTTATTATCAACATTAACAATAGCAACAGGTCGTCCCTTAGTTCTTTTTCTTACATTCTCATCACTTCGATATGTTTTTTTTGAAAAAAAAGAAAGACTTTGATTATTAGTCATTTTTACTAAATGAAAATCTTTCTTAATACTTTTAGAAGACCCTTCTTTACCCCATAAAGATATGGAATATAAAAGGGTGTTTTTATTGGTACAGTGATTTTGAAAATTACTGTTCAAATGCCCCTCAAAAGTAAGTAAATAGATCCGAAACATATAAAATGCGGTTAATGCTGCTGTGCACCAAGCTATTATTGAGAAAATCGGAGAATACAACGAACTCTCATTAAGAATTTCATCTTTTGACCAAAAACAAGCAAGAGGGGGAATACCACAAAGAGAAAGTGTACCAAATAAAAAAGAGATCTTGGTAATGGGTACATGTTTTGTTAAACCACCCATAAGAACCATATTCTGACTTTTAGCCGGAGAATATCCAACAATAGTTTCCATGGAATGAATAACGGATCCAGATCCTAAAAATAATAATGCTTTAGAATAAGCATGAGTAATCAAATGAAATAAAGCACTTCGATAAGATCCCATTCCTAGAGCTAACATCATATAACCCAATTGAGACATTGTCGAATAGGCTAAACCTCTCTTAATGTCTTTTTGAGCAAGAGCTAAAGTAGCTCCTAAAAATACTGTTATTATACCTATCAACGAGATAAAATTCATTATATAAGGTATAACTATGAAAAGAGGAAGAAGGCGAGCTACAAGAAAAATACCCGCTGCTACCATAGTAGCAGCATGTATGAGAGCTGAAATAGGAGTAGGTCCCTCCATAGCATCAGGTAACCATACATGAAGAGGAAATTGTGCAGATTTAGCAACTGCACCGGCAAATAATAGAGCAGCACACAACGTAACAAATGGAGAATTGACTTCATTATTATAAATCAAGTTATTGAATATTTCGAATAAATCCCGAAATTCAAAACTACCTGTTATCCAATAAAAACCTAAAATTCCTAGTAATAAACCAAAATCCCCTACGCGATTAGTTACAAACGCTTTTTGACAAGCATTTGCCGCAAGAGGTCGTGTAAACCAAAATCCTATTAATAGATAGGAACACATTCCAACCAATTCCCAAAAAATATAAATTTGTATCAAATTCGAACTAGTAACTAATCCCAACATAGAAATACTGAAAAAACTCATATAAGCAAAAAATCTCAAATATCCTTGATCGTAAGCCATATAATTATCACTATAAATAAGAACCATAATGCCAACAGTAGTGATTAACATTGACATAATAGAAGTAAGTGGATCGATAAAGTATCCAAATTCTAAAGAAAAATCATTATCGAGAGTCCAAGACCATACATATTGATAGATAGAACTGCTATTTATTAACTGAATAGACAGATTAGTTGAAAAAATCATGACTATACTTAACAATAAAATACTTGTAAAGGCCCACATACGACGAAGATCCTTTGTTGCTGTCGGAAAAAGAAGAAGTCCAATTCCTATTAACATAGGAACTGGAAGTGGAAGGAAAGGTACGATCCATACATATTGATAGGTCTGTTCCATAAAAAAGTTTTTAAATTCGTGTATTCGTGTAATTAATATTTATTGTATTGTTTCCGATTCACCGGTATCCCTTTTCAAAAGAGTCAATAAAAAATTAAGATATATACTAACTTAAATAGAATTTTTGTTAAATAGAATTTTTTCATTTTTCTTTTTTTTTACTTATTTTTTTGGAGTTTATGTTAACTACTTCAAATATTCAAATCAAGAAGTTACAATTGGTCAAATGAAAGAAAAATATTTAAATTATTCTCGTTCGAATTTCAAAATTTAAATAAAATTCGGCGTATTTTCCCGAGTTTGACAAGTTAATAGAAAAGATTTTAATAAAGTTTTTTTATAAACAGAAAGTTGGTTTCTGATCTTAAACCTTTCTTGAGGTATTTTCATTTTATGTCAAGTTATGTAATTTTGGATTCTTTAATTTTATTAAGTTCAAGCAATTCCATTTCTATGGCACAACATATTTTGGAAATATAGATTTGAATCGAAAAGAATATCAAAGAAAAACACCAAGTGGTAAAACCTTTTTTTTACGGATATATATTCCATGGAATGTAAAAACTTATTTTAAAAATAAAGAAATAATATTATTCTTTTTTATTTTCTATTTTTTTTAGTAATATTTTATACAATTTTTCCATATCGTTGACCTATACCTATTTTTTTTTTTATAAAAAAATATTTTTTTTTAATAAATTAAATATATAATGAATTAGGAAAACGTATATTTATTTTGAACAATAGATGTCTTTCACATCCAGCTATACCAATGAGTAATCTCTTAATTTTAATTTAAATGGCAGTTCCAAAAAAACGTACTTCTGTATCAAAAAAGCGTATTCGAAAAAATGTTTGGAAAAAGAAGGGATATTGTGCATCGTTAAAAGCGTTTTCCTTAGGGAAATCTCTTTCTACCGGGAATTCAAAAAGTTTTTTTGTGCGACAAACAAATAAAATATTTAGTAAAAAGTTGAAATAATCTGAATCGGCCTGACTCGAAAAATAGACTGATTTCATTTCAAAAATAAAATTCTCGATTTCCATTCCCTATCTGAGTTTATCAATATAAAATGGAATTCTCGCCGCTTTGAGAATCTAGAATATATAAAAAATTCTTTTGTTTACCTTACCAAATTCGAAAAAAAAAGAATACTTTCTTTTTATTAACAAAAAAACACAAGATACTCGATTTTTTTAGTATATCTTTTCGTTTTCAAGGTGGGGAGTATTATTTTCCCCATCAACCTATTTCTTCCAATAATTTAAGTTTTTTTTCTATATATTCACTTTCTCTATATCTCTTTCTCTATATCTATAGAAGAGCGAATATCTTTCGTTACTAAAATAATTGAAACTAAAAATCTAAACCTTTTTGTGTAACTTTCTTACTTTTCTATTTCCTCGAAATTCCTATATAGACCACCCTATATCTCTTGTGATGAATCCATTCAAAAATACTTATTGAAATTATTCTGGATAAATAATGTGTCAATTGTGACTGATTCAAAATGGATTTTTTTTATTAATATTCAGTGATAAACTGCAATTTTTGTTTTCGATTTTTGAGATCAACTAAATTTTGAAATAGTTCATTAAAACAAAAATTTGAGTTCTCGCCCTTAAATTGAATTGATAGTAGGATTTTTGAATTTTGCAAGAATTCAAATTGAAGAGAGTATAAAATAAGATGCACGAAATCAAAATAAAGACTCTAAACTAAAATAATGAACCTTCAAATACCTATGTTGAAGAAATTTTTATTCCTCAATTTGAATTTTTCTTAAAAAATATTACAACCAATCGAATTCTTAAATCTAGACGATTGCTTATTCATAGACTATTATGAGTTCAAGATAAGCCGCTATGGTGAAATTGGTAGACACGCTGCTCTTAGGAAGCAGTGCTAGAGCATCTCGGTTCGAGTCCGAGTGGCGGCATGTCATCTCCTAAAAAAAGTAAATAGATCCTATAATGAATCCAACTCTCCATATAGATTTTCTAATTAAAGCACTCCTATAATCTTATGATATTTTCAACCTTAGAGCATATATTAACTCATATTTCTTTTTCGCTCGTTTCAATTGTACTTACAATTCATTTGATAACCTTTTTAGTCGATGAAATCGTAAAACTATATGATTCATCCGAAAAGGGCATGATAATGAATTTGTTCTCTATAACAGGATTATTAGTTACTCGTTGGATTTATTCGGAACATTTTCCACTAAGTGATTTATATGAATCATTAATCTTCCTTTCATGGAGTTTTTCCCTTATTCATATAGTTCCGTGTTTCAAAAAAAATAAAAATATTCTAAGCACAATAATTGGCCCAAGTGCTATTTTTACCCAAGGCTTTGCTACTTCAGGTTTTTTAACTGAAATACACAAATCTACAATATTAGTACCAGCTCTTCAATCTGAGTGGTTAATAATGCACGTAAGTACGATGATATTAGGCTACGCTGCCCTTTTATGTGGATCATTATTATCAGTATCACTTATAGTCATTACAGTTAGAGAAAAGAAAAAGTTTTTTGCTACGAGTAATCGTTTTTTAAATTTCAATGGTTCCTTTTTCTTTGGTGAAATCGAATACATGAACGAACGAAGTAATATTTTCAAAAATACTTCTATTTTTAATTATTACAGGTCCCAATTGATTCAACAATTGGATTATTGGAGTTATCGGGTTATTAGTCTAGGATTTATCTTTTTAACCATAGGAATTCTTTCTGGAGCAGTATGGGCTAACGAAGCATGGGGATCTTATTGGAGTTGGGACCCAAAAGAAACTTGGGCTTTTATTACTTGGATCGTATTCGCGATTTATTTACATACTCGAACAAATATAAAATTGCAGGGTACCTATTCAGCAATTGTGGCGTCTATTGGATTTCTTATAATTTGGATATGCTATTTTGGGATAAATCTATTAGGAATAGGACTACATAGTTATGGTTCATTTACATTAACATATAATTGAATTAAACACAATCACAATTACAATTAAGGGGTTATGATGAATAGGAATAGAAAAGTGGACAGCACATATCAGATAAAAAAACTTTGTGTGAACAGGTGAGAACCTTGTGAATCACTATACTATTAAATTCACAGGGTTCTCACCTGTTCAAATTGATTTCTTTTTTACTTAACGTAAGAGAAGAAAAAAAAACCTCTTTTTTCATTGTACAACGAACATAAAAAAATGATTTTTTTTCTTTTTTATTAATCAAAACTATCCATAAAAAAATTAGATAGAATAACTTCAACCTTTTCAACTGATAGTGAAAGAACAAAATCAGGATACATACCAATACCTAGTACGGGTAAAAAAATAGAGATCAAAAGAAATAACTCTCGCGGTCCAGAATCAAAAAAATAAGAGGTCGGTACATTAAATATCTTGTATCCATAGAACATCTGGCGTAACATAGATAATAAATAAATAGGAGTTAATATGATTCCAATTGCCATTACAAAAGTAATTAGTAGTTTTGTCATTAAAAAATATTTTGGACTAGTAAGTAATCCAAAAAATACTATTAATTCGGCAATAAAACCACTCATACCTGGTAATGCAAGGGAGGCCATAGAAAAGCTACTGAACATCGTGAATATTTTTGACATTGGGATAGCTATTCCACCCATTTCGTCAAGATACACAAGACGTATTCTATCATAAGTAGTTCCAGCCAAGAAAAAGAGTGCAGCACCAATAAATCCATGAGAGATTATTTGTAAAAGGGCCCCGTTAAGCCCCATATCAGTGATAGAACCAATTCCTATCATTATGAAACCCATATGTGATACAGAGGAATAAGCTATTCTTTTTTTTAAATTCCGTTGACCCAGAGATGTTGAAGCTGCATAGATTATTTGCATTGCACCGACTATCATCAACCAAGGAGAAAATATAGAATGAGCATGAGGAAATAATTCCATATTGATTCGAACTAATCCATACGCTCCCATTTTTAATAAGATTCCGGCTAGAAGCATACAAGTACTATAATGTGCTTCTCCATGGGTATCTGGTAACCATGTATGTAGGGGTATGATTGGCAATTTGACAGCAAAAGCAATAAAAAATCCAATATATAATATTATTTCCAAGCCCACAGGATAGGGCTGATTAGCTAATATTTCAAAATTGAGTGTTGGTTCATTAGAACCATATAAACCGATACCCAGAACTCCCATTAAAAGAAAAACCGAACCACCCGCTGTATACAAAATAAATTTTGTAGCCGAGTACAGACGTTTTTTTCCTCCCCACATGGATACAAGTAGATAAACGGGAATTAATTCTAACTCCCACATCAGGAAAAAAAGTAAAAGGTCCCGAGAAGAAAATAATCCTATTTGCCCACTGTACATTGCTAACATCAGAAAATTAAATAATCGAGAATCTCGAGTAACTGGCCAAGCCGCTAAAGTAGCTAAAGTCGTGATGAATCCTGTCAGTAAAATAGGTCCTATAGAAAGTCCATCTATTCCTAATCTCCAATGAAAATCAAAAAAATCGATCCATTTGAAATCCTCCACTAGTTGGATTAAAGGATCATCCAATTGAAAATGATAACAGAATGCATAAGTCGTTAGAAGAAGTTCTAAAATACATATACATATAGTATACCAACGGATTACTCGATTTCCTATATGTGGAAGAAAGAAAATTAATGAACCCGCAGATATTGGCAAAACTACAATTATTGTTAATAAAGGAAAATGATTCGTGGTAAAGACAAGATACATTTGGGCCAGAAAAATGCGTGCTCAAAATAAAAATATTTTGAGCACACATTTTGTCGGTAAAAAAAGATGGATTCAAGGAGAGTTTTATGGAACGTATCAATAAGCTAGACCCATACTACGAGTTGTTTCTTGTGATAAATAAACTCGAACACTCAAGAAATCGGTCGGACAGGCAGATTCACATCGCTTACAACCAACACAGTCTTCGGTCCTTGGAGCAGAAGCGATTTGTTTAGCTTTACATCCGTCCCAGGGTATCATTTCTAATACATCGGTGGGGCACGCTCGAACACATTGAGTACATCCTATACATGTATCATAAATCTTTACTGAATGTGACATTGTATCTATAAGTTTTGAACGTCATAAGATTTCGATCTAGTAAACTAACTTAGAAATGGAGCCTATATTTAGATACCAGACGAATCAATGAGTGATCAGAATTAATCCACTTCCGAATTGATTTAGGAGGTAGGGCCAAAATACTTTGATTTCTTCTTTTTTTTGCAACCATGATCGTACTTTACCTATCAAACCTGCTAATTTGAATTAATTTATGACTATTCGAATTTCGATTTATATGATTAATATTATTTATTCAACAAATTTGATTGGTTAATACGAGTTGATTTTCTGTTACGATAAATTGATGAAACAATAGCGGGTCCAATAGCTGCTTCAGCGGCCGCAATAGCTATAACAAAAATTGAGAAAATATCTCCTCTTAATTGACGATTATCAAAAATATCAGAAAATGTTACAAAATTTATATTAACTGAATTTAATATAAGTTCAAGACACATAAGGGCTCTAACCATATTCCGACTTGTGATCAATCCATAAATACCAATAGAAAATAAATAAGCACTCAAAACAAGTACATGTTCCAGCATCATTAACCAACTCCTTATCAATCTTAATTCCTTTCAATCTGAACAATAATTCAATCGATTCTAACAAGTAGGAAACAAGGGAATATATTAGTATAGTAATAGAAAAAGGATTTCTATTTTAAACATAAAAAAAAGGATTATAACATTCCTTTTTCGTTGATTCTATTTGAATTCTTCGTTTTAAAGATTTATTATTGACGAGCTATAACAATTGCACCTATTAAAGCAACTAAAAGGATTATTGAAATGAGTTCAAATGGAAGAAAAAAATCTGTTGATAAATGAATTCCAATTTGTTGACTATTACTTATCAAATCTTGCTCTAGAATCTGGTTTGATTTTGTAGTCCAAATGATCCCATACCACGACGTATCTGGAATAGTAGTAATTAGTGAAATAAAAAGACTTGTACAAACCATTGAAGTAACTCCATCCCCAACGGTCCAAAGAGAAAAATCTTTGTAATATTCTGACCCATTCATGAACATCACAGCAAAAATAATTAAAACATTTATAGCTCCTACATAAATAAGAAGCTGCGCAGCAGCTACAAAATACGAATTCGATAGAATATAGAATAAGGATATACAAAAAAGAACCAATCCCAACGAAAAGGCCGAATAAATTGGATTCGGAAGTAATACTACTCCCAGACCTCCTAATATAAGACCCGATCCCAAAAAGACTAAAAGAAAATCATGTATTGGTGCAGGTAAATCCATTTTATTTTATAGAAAAAAAATAAATCAAAATATTTCATGACTTTATTGACCTGACCAGGAAAGAGGAGGTTCTCAGGATACTTCTTAATCTTAATTGATTGAAATTTGAATGGGGGTGATGTAGATTAATGTAGATACAGTTATGGGGCTACTATATTTTCGAAAGCAGAGTTTAAAACTATATATTTTTAAATCATATTCGAATAGAAATTGACTTTCAATTCAAATTAAACCACAATTATCGCCAAGTAAGCGCTCATTTGTATTGACCAAGTAAAAACCTCATTCACTAATTCAAGAAAAAATGACTTTTGAATCTAAAGGAATGTTTTTTGAATAGCGATTTTATCCATTTTTGATTTGAGGTGAATTCGAAGAAATTGTTCGAATTGTATAATCGTCAATTATTGATACCGGTAATCGACCTAAAGCAATTTGATTATAATTCAATTCATGACGATCATAAGTGGAAAGCTCGTATTCTTCAGTCATTGATAAACAATTTGTTGGACAATACTCAACACAATTACCACAAAATATACAGATTCCAAAATCAATACTGTAATTAAGTAATCGTTTCTTTCGAATATCAGATTCCAATTTCCAATCAACAACAGGTAGATCTATAGGACATACGCGAACACATACTTCACAAGCAATGCATTTATCAAATTCAAAGTGGATTCGGCCCCGGAAACGTTCTGATGTGATCAATTTTTCGTAGGGGTATTGAATAGTTACAGGTAAACGATTCGCATGGGTCAAGGTAATCATGAACCCTTGACCAATGTACCTGGCAGCTCGTAGTGTTTGTTGACTAGAATTTAAGAACTCAGTTAGCATAGGGAACATATCGAATATCTATAAATAAATTGATACTTGTTTCTTTCTCTTGTTTCAGATAAGTTGTGAATAGGGAATTCTTTTACAGTG
Encoded here:
- the ndhF gene encoding NADH dehydrogenase subunit F translates to MEQTYQYVWIVPFLPLPVPMLIGIGLLLFPTATKDLRRMWAFTSILLLSIVMIFSTNLSIQLINSSSIYQYVWSWTLDNDFSLEFGYFIDPLTSIMSMLITTVGIMVLIYSDNYMAYDQGYLRFFAYMSFFSISMLGLVTSSNLIQIYIFWELVGMCSYLLIGFWFTRPLAANACQKAFVTNRVGDFGLLLGILGFYWITGSFEFRDLFEIFNNLIYNNEVNSPFVTLCAALLFAGAVAKSAQFPLHVWLPDAMEGPTPISALIHAATMVAAGIFLVARLLPLFIVIPYIMNFISLIGIITVFLGATLALAQKDIKRGLAYSTMSQLGYMMLALGMGSYRSALFHLITHAYSKALLFLGSGSVIHSMETIVGYSPAKSQNMVLMGGLTKHVPITKISFLFGTLSLCGIPPLACFWSKDEILNESSLYSPIFSIIAWCTAALTAFYMFRIYLLTFEGHLNSNFQNHCTNKNTLLYSISLWGKEGSSKSIKKDFHLVKMTNNQSLSFFSKKTYRSDENVRKRTKGRPVAIVNVDNKKYYSYPYESENTMVFPLLVLALFTLFVGFIGIPFNQERTDLHMDILTKWLSPSINLLHQKTNDSNWYEFLKNAIFSVSIAFFGIFIASFLYKPIYSSFLNFDLINSFVKTGVKRSRSDKIINLIYDWSYNRAYLDTFYTTSFTGSIRGLTQLTYFFDKRVIDGITNGVGVISFFVAEGIKYIGGGRVSSYLFFYFSCVSIFLLLFFLLHFPPFLPFLRFLSVS
- the rpl32 gene encoding ribosomal protein L32 — its product is MAVPKKRTSVSKKRIRKNVWKKKGYCASLKAFSLGKSLSTGNSKSFFVRQTNKIFSKKLK
- the ccsA gene encoding cytochrome c biogenesis protein; this translates as MIFSTLEHILTHISFSLVSIVLTIHLITFLVDEIVKLYDSSEKGMIMNLFSITGLLVTRWIYSEHFPLSDLYESLIFLSWSFSLIHIVPCFKKNKNILSTIIGPSAIFTQGFATSGFLTEIHKSTILVPALQSEWLIMHVSTMILGYAALLCGSLLSVSLIVITVREKKKFFATSNRFLNFNGSFFFGEIEYMNERSNIFKNTSIFNYYRSQLIQQLDYWSYRVISLGFIFLTIGILSGAVWANEAWGSYWSWDPKETWAFITWIVFAIYLHTRTNIKLQGTYSAIVASIGFLIIWICYFGINLLGIGLHSYGSFTLTYN
- the ndhD gene encoding NADH dehydrogenase subunit D, with amino-acid sequence MYLVFTTNHFPLLTIIVVLPISAGSLIFFLPHIGNRVIRWYTICICILELLLTTYAFCYHFQLDDPLIQLVEDFKWIDFFDFHWRLGIDGLSIGPILLTGFITTLATLAAWPVTRDSRLFNFLMLAMYSGQIGLFSSRDLLLFFLMWELELIPVYLLVSMWGGKKRLYSATKFILYTAGGSVFLLMGVLGIGLYGSNEPTLNFEILANQPYPVGLEIILYIGFFIAFAVKLPIIPLHTWLPDTHGEAHYSTCMLLAGILLKMGAYGLVRINMELFPHAHSIFSPWLMIVGAMQIIYAASTSLGQRNLKKRIAYSSVSHMGFIMIGIGSITDMGLNGALLQIISHGFIGAALFFLAGTTYDRIRLVYLDEMGGIAIPMSKIFTMFSSFSMASLALPGMSGFIAELIVFFGLLTSPKYFLMTKLLITFVMAIGIILTPIYLLSMLRQMFYGYKIFNVPTSYFFDSGPRELFLLISIFLPVLGIGMYPDFVLSLSVEKVEVILSNFFMDSFD
- the psaC gene encoding photosystem I subunit C; protein product: MSHSVKIYDTCIGCTQCVRACPTDVLEMIPWDGCKAKQIASAPRTEDCVGCKRCESACPTDFLSVRVYLSQETTRSMGLAY
- the ndhE gene encoding NADH dehydrogenase subunit E, yielding MMLEHVLVLSAYLFSIGIYGLITSRNMVRALMCLELILNSVNINFVTFSDIFDNRQLRGDIFSIFVIAIAAAEAAIGPAIVSSIYRNRKSTRINQSNLLNK
- the ndhG gene encoding NADH dehydrogenase subunit G, with the protein product MDLPAPIHDFLLVFLGSGLILGGLGVVLLPNPIYSAFSLGLVLFCISLFYILSNSYFVAAAQLLIYVGAINVLIIFAVMFMNGSEYYKDFSLWTVGDGVTSMVCTSLFISLITTIPDTSWYGIIWTTKSNQILEQDLISNSQQIGIHLSTDFFLPFELISIILLVALIGAIVIARQ
- the ndhI gene encoding NADH dehydrogenase subunit I — encoded protein: MFPMLTEFLNSSQQTLRAARYIGQGFMITLTHANRLPVTIQYPYEKLITSERFRGRIHFEFDKCIACEVCVRVCPIDLPVVDWKLESDIRKKRLLNYSIDFGICIFCGNCVEYCPTNCLSMTEEYELSTYDRHELNYNQIALGRLPVSIIDDYTIRTISSNSPQIKNG